The following nucleotide sequence is from Pseudomonadota bacterium.
GAGGATTTCGTCCACCGGAAAGACATACCGTTCGCTGTTTTTATTAATTACCACCATACGCTTATAAACCATCATATCGGTTTTTTCCTTGTCTTCTTCCGGGGCAAATTCGAGGATATCCGCCATTGAAACACAGAGAAGCAGTTCTCCGTTTATATTTACAACCCCCCTGAAGGCATTGTTTGTTCGTAAGGGTACGCGGTGAACAGGGCGTATATTTGTAGTTTCCTGCAAATACAATGCCTTATAGGCTAACCATTCATTCTTTACCCTGAATACAATCACTGATATAGAATCCAGCGCCTCGCTCTCTTTAATACCGGTGAGATTTTCTGTCCATTCCTTCAGAAATTCATCGGAAATCTCCCGGTCAAAAAGACTTCTGCCCGCTCTATTATATTCATTACAATTTCGGCAATGAACTATCTCCGCAAGCTTCGGGCAGGAAAAATCCCCGAAAATCCCGATCTGTTTCCAGCAACGAAATAGTTCAACATTGCTTCCCTGATTCATATCAATCCTTTTCCTGAAACCTTTTTATCCGTTCTCTGATGATCGAAGCCCTTGCCTGATCATCTCTCTTTTCATATAAAAGGCTCATATGCAATAACGCCTCGTAATAACAGGGGTCTAAGTACAGGGCTTTCTGGAAAAAATCTTCAGCCCTGACAAAGGAGTCTAATGCCAGATTAATAAGACCCATCAGATAATACGCCTCCTTATTATCGCTGTGCTCTTTCAGGAACTGTTCGCACAACTTTAAGGCTTCCTTGAGTTTACCTCTGTCTGCAAGGGTACGCACCCGGGTCAGAACAGCATCAGGGGCAGTCTCCTCGCGATGACGGTGAGTGGGGCTGCCATGTCCCATTTTAGCAGGGCTCGCAGTGACAGTAGATGCAGTGACAGTAGGTAAAGCCGGGATAGACGTGCCGGATTCGGTTTTCTCAGTATTGTCAGCTTTCCTGCATGCAAATGACCTTGAATGTTTAACCGGGTTGTATCCGTACTGTAAAAAAGACATCATTTCAGAATGTCCGGTAAAAACAACACCTTCCGGAACGAGTAGACGGTCAAGGTTGGCAAATACCTTCTTTCTTGCATCGTCGGTAAGGTATATAAGGAGATTCTTGCAAAAAACACCCTGATACGATTCATGGTTCCGGAGGGCATAAGGTTGTACGAAATTATCCCGGTAAAAATGTACCAATCCTGCTACAGCCCGGTCCAGCTTAAACCCTTCTTCCACAGGTGTAAAATAACGGTACTGATAGTCCCTGTTTTCCCCCCGGAAAGATCCTTTTCCGTAAACGGCCCGCTTAGCAATCCCGATTGCCTTATGACTGATATCTACCGCATCGATGTGAAAACGTTCCGGTGATAATCCGGCTTCCAGCAAAGCCATTGCTATCGAATAAGGCTCTTCTCCTGTAGAACATGGCACAGAAAGAATCCTGAGCGTTTTTACCGGATATGAAGAGTGTCCTGTTTTTTCTATATGCTTCTTTAAGAAGTTGAAGGATTCCCTGTCGCGAAAAAACCACGTCTCAGGAACAACTACCTGCTCAACCAGTTTTTCGAGCTCTTCAGGGTGAGATTTAAGCATCTCCAGATAATGATTCATATCATGCACCACGGATGTGCGCATTCGCGAATTTACTGCATCTGCAATATTCTTCCTTCCTATGGATTCAGGGTCAAACCCGAATGTTTCCGACAGGAATTTTTCAATGTCACGGTAAAAAGTCATTGTTTTCCTTAAGTGCAACGAATTCATATCCCTGTTGATAATCCCGTATGTTTTCCGGAGGCAGCTTTTCTATCCTTACCCTCTGAATCATACCCATCTCATCGAAGATGACGTCACCAAGGTATTGAGCCTCATCAACCTCTATCCCGGAAGGCTGAAAGTCCTCCTCCCTGCATGAAATTGTCTCTGTAGCCCTCTCGGCTAAAAGACCGAGGATATGGTGGGTTTTGTCCTCACTCACATAGTCAACCAATATAATACGAGTGCTGAAAAGAGGCCTGGAAGGCTTCCCGGCAATCAGGATTGAGAGGTCAATAACAGGTACTATAGTTCCCCTGTAATTGAATAGTCCCGAGACATATGCGGGGGCATGGGGGATTTTTTTGAAAATAACCATGGGTGTAATTTCGATAATACGGGAGACTTCCAAACAATACCGTTCATCTCCTATCTCAAAAACAAGAAAAAGCATATATACCTACGAACTTATAGAGAAACGTGCTACTTCATTCTGCAAATCTCTTACTGCCTCGTTGAGCTGCTCCGTAACCCCTTTAAATTCAACTAAGGAATCTCTGGTCTGTTTGGCAGATTCACTGAGTTGCTCCATGGCTTCGCTGATCTGAGAAGCACTTTGGGATTGTACCTGCATCCCCTGATTTGCAGACTCAAATTGCGGCGCCAACTCCTGGGTATGTTCAATGGCCATCAATAAATCCACACTGATTTCTGCAATCTTTTCCGTACTTGTCATTGTCTGGTCTGTGTATGTCTCAACAGCCGACATGCCTTCTTTCATTGCCCCCTGCGTTTCGATGATCAAAACCTCTATATCTATGGCAGCCACAGCAGTCTGGTCTGCAAGGCGGCGGATTTCCCGGGCAACCACCGAAAAACCGGTGCCGTATTCACCGGCCTTCTCTGCTTCAATTGCAGCATTAAGAGATAGGAGATTAATCTGATTTGCCACCTTTGTAATGGTTGTAATGACCTGGGTAATGTTATCCATCTTTTCATCAACTGTTCTTAGCTTTCCGAAGCTTTCCGTTGTATTTTCCAGCAATACCTTCATAGTAGCATTAATATCGGAAAGGCTGGTCATACTGGCACTTGCCAGATCAGCGGCCCTGGAAGACATTTCTGCCACCCTGTTCATGGTTTTCGCAAACTCCTGTGCAGTAGCAGAAATCTCTTTACTTGTTGCACTCACTTCATTGATAGCCGATGCCTGCTCAGCCACTGTTGCCTCAAGCTGTCGCGCTGCCGCTGCAATCTGGGTTGAAGAGGAAGTAACCTGAATGCCTGATTTGCGCACCTGAGTA
It contains:
- a CDS encoding chemotaxis protein CheW, which gives rise to MNQGSNVELFRCWKQIGIFGDFSCPKLAEIVHCRNCNEYNRAGRSLFDREISDEFLKEWTENLTGIKESEALDSISVIVFRVKNEWLAYKALYLQETTNIRPVHRVPLRTNNAFRGVVNINGELLLCVSMADILEFAPEEDKEKTDMMVYKRMVVINKNSERYVFPVDEILGIYRISLCDLKEPPATLSRSPSTLIEGVFNLNEKKVGLLSEDKLIHSLKRSLGS
- a CDS encoding chemotaxis protein, which encodes MTFYRDIEKFLSETFGFDPESIGRKNIADAVNSRMRTSVVHDMNHYLEMLKSHPEELEKLVEQVVVPETWFFRDRESFNFLKKHIEKTGHSSYPVKTLRILSVPCSTGEEPYSIAMALLEAGLSPERFHIDAVDISHKAIGIAKRAVYGKGSFRGENRDYQYRYFTPVEEGFKLDRAVAGLVHFYRDNFVQPYALRNHESYQGVFCKNLLIYLTDDARKKVFANLDRLLVPEGVVFTGHSEMMSFLQYGYNPVKHSRSFACRKADNTEKTESGTSIPALPTVTASTVTASPAKMGHGSPTHRHREETAPDAVLTRVRTLADRGKLKEALKLCEQFLKEHSDNKEAYYLMGLINLALDSFVRAEDFFQKALYLDPCYYEALLHMSLLYEKRDDQARASIIRERIKRFQEKD
- a CDS encoding chemotaxis protein CheW codes for the protein MLFLVFEIGDERYCLEVSRIIEITPMVIFKKIPHAPAYVSGLFNYRGTIVPVIDLSILIAGKPSRPLFSTRIILVDYVSEDKTHHILGLLAERATETISCREEDFQPSGIEVDEAQYLGDVIFDEMGMIQRVRIEKLPPENIRDYQQGYEFVALKENNDFLP